A window of Maioricimonas rarisocia genomic DNA:
CCTTCGAATGGCGTGGCGTCCATCGACCAGTCATTGAACTCACCGGCCAGGTGAACCGACTCGACCGGCTCTTCGGGACGGTAACGGAAGGTCGCCTCAAAACCGTCGTCCCCGATCGCCCGAACCTGCGGTCGCCCCGCCGAAAGATCCTGGTCGGCAATGGTCATGGTGAATGAGCCGATCATCATTTCTTCCCATGTCTGATCTCCCCAGCCGACGGTGGCCGAGGGATCGGGATTCGCCACATTGCCGGACGAGTTGTCGAAGTGGGCCACACACCGCAACACTGTCCCGTCAGGAAGATGCTTCGGCTCAGCGAGGATGTACGTGTTCTGCCAGTTGAAGTCGTAGCGGGGGACGTCGAGGAGCACCTCTTCGCGCTCATCCGGATAGACGGCCGTCACGTGAAACGACTTGCCGCGCAGATGCATGTGGGGCGTGATCGCATACAGCAACCGGTCCGGCCCCTGCACGCGGTACTCCGCCTCGACCCGATGGTTGTCGGCCTGCGGGGGAATCTGGAACCGGAAGTTGAGAGCACAGTCGACCTTCACTTCCTGCTTCACGTCCTTCGGGTCGGCGAACACCAGCCCGGCCGAGCTGAGGTCGACCTGCTCGGTTCCGATCGGCGTGTAATGGACCTGGAAGATCAGCTTCGAGCCGGCCGGAATCCGCCGCGCCAGTCCCTGTGATTGAGGGAACGTGCTGGCCGGCAGCCCCGGAGCAAACGACGCGACCGAGTTGAACAGCGCGTCTTCGCCCTGGAAGCGATCCGACCCGGGCGGCTGGAAGAACAGAATCAGGTGATGCACGACCGCCCGGTTCCCCGGTCGGGCCTCGGCCGCCACCACCCACTTGTCCTCTTTAAAGCCCGGATCGACGACGAAGTACTTGTAGGGGACCACTCCCTTGGCCGGCACCTTGAACGCTTTCGGCATCGGGATGACCATGTCCGGCTTCGGGATCTGCCAGCCGTCGACGAACTGCGGCAGTTCGGGCAGGTCGGATGGATCTCCCTGGGGAGCACCGGCCTTTGCCCAGGCGGCCAGCGTCTGCTTCTCCTCGTCGGTCAATCGGGCGTCGTTGAGGAATTTCCCATGCGCCGGATCCGCGTGCCACGGGGGCATCCGCCCGTCCTCGACGGTTTCGACGATCGTTTCGGCCCAGCCGGCGATCTCGTCGTACGACGTCATCGCGAAAGGCCCGATTTCCCCTTCACGATGGCAGCTCACGCAGTGCCGGTTCAGGATGGGAGCGACGTCGCGGGCGTAGGTGACCTCGGCATCCGGCTTCGGCTTGCGGACGCGGCCGATGATGCAGCCGACCGGGCGGGTGACGGGCCGCGAGACCTCCTGGCCGGCCAGCACCTCGTCGAGTGCAACCGCGAGATCCTGCCGCTGCACGTCGGCACGGGCATAGCCGACGCCATACTGGTCGTCGATCCGCCCCCAGTACCGGACGATGCGGTTCTGATCGAGCACGAACGCTTCCGGCGTGCGGACCGCTCCGAACTGGTCGGCAACGACATTCCCCGCATCCTTGAGCAGTGGGAACTCGATGCCATGTGCACGCCCGTAGCGGGCAATGTCGATCAGCGAATCCTGTCGGTTCGCATCAATGCCCACGAACTGCACACCCTGGTCGGCATACTTCTCCGCCAGAGCCGACAACCGTGGTCCGTACAGTTTCGCGAGGGGGCATTCTGTTCCGAAGAAGACGACGACGACCGCGCGGGCATCGGACCACTCCTCGAGAGAATGAGTCGCTCCCAGACCATCCTGCAGCTCGAACGGCGGGATCAGTTTGCCGATCGGAGTCGAGGAGGATGTCTCAGCCATGACCGCGGTCGCGGCACAAACCGAAACCGCGAGGGTCAGCAGCAGCAAACGTGCGAGATGCATCAGGAAGAGTTCCTCTCTGACGGGGCTGCGAATCCCCATGGCGCGGCGACGACGTCGCCTTTGTATGACTGCCAGTGCACGGTATGACTGCCAGTGCACGACCGGAATGGCCCGTGACGAACGACCGGCCTTCCTGCGCTGTCGATGCGGTGCCCGAAACGACGGGCGCGCACCGAGCAGCCGGTCGCTGCCGGGGACAGGTTCCAACTACAATACCGAGACACCCCCGGCTGGAACAGATGATGTTCGACTGTCGCCGGGAAATGCCTGCCCGCGTAACGTTACACCCGTTCACCGACCGGTCCCATGCCCGATCGACGCCAGCATCGCGGACCTCACCCGCACGATACCCGCCTGTTCGGCGTCGAGTTTCATGCCGTTCTCAGAACGGCCGTCGACGATCTCAGCTGGCTGCTCAGCCGTGGTTATGCCGAGCCGTCCTCGCTCAAGATCGTCGGGGACCGGTACAAACTGAACGAACGGCAACGCACGGCTGTGATCCGGAGTGCCAGTCGGGACGATGCGCGAACTGATCGCGCAACCCGGGAGGTTCGCCCCGATCAACTCTACGACCAGACGCTGGAGATTGATGGGTTCAATCTGCTGACGACCATTGAAGCGGCGCTCTCCGGCGGGGTACTGCTGCTGGGACGGGACGGCTGCCTCCGCGATATGGCCAGCATGCACGGCAGCTACCGCAAGGTCGCCGAGACCGGTCCGGCACTCGAGCGGATCGGCGACTGGCTCACACGCCACCAGATCGCACATGCTCACTGGTGGCTCGATCGCCCCGTCTCGAACAGCGGACGGCTGAAGGGAATCATGGCGGAGATGGCCGCCGCCAACGACTGGCCCTGGACGATGGAACTGGATGACGACCCCGATCGCCGGCTTGCCGGGTCCGACAAAATCGTCGCCTCGGCCGACAGCATGATCCTCGACCGCTGTCGGCGATGGTGCAACCTGGCCCGGCACATCGTCGAGGAGACCGTGGCGGATACCTGGATTGTCGATCTTCGTGACGGCCCCGCCGGAGGTTGAACGACCGAACTCGTAAACGACGCGCCACTTGAAGAGTATCCCCGAGCTGACGCTCGGGGCCCGCCTGCGGTACCGGACCAGCAGAGAATCCTCAAGCTTTGCGGCCCAGACGGAGGCAGGCTGGGACTGGTCCCAGCACTTCCAGCAGGTGGGGGGCGTGTCCCGCTTGCCTCTTGTCGCTGCGCGACCCCGGTTGGCGAGCAACCGGGGCTACCCAGATTCCGGCAAGCGAGCACGAACCGCCGGGTGGCCGGGGTCGGAACGAGCGCAGCGAGTGGAGCCCCCGGAACAACGCGTGCCATGCTCGCCCCTGCAAGGCGAGCATGGCGTTCAGACTTTAGATTCCGATTGTTGGAGGAGCTGGGGGCGTCGCTGCGCGACGACCACCAGCCACTCGTCACATCCCAGCAGGTCGGCCACATGCCCACCCGCCTGCGGCGTGAGGGCATGGCACCCCGCATCCCTTTCGCGTGCTACGGACGAATGAGCCTCACGCCTCGCTGTCAGCCGGCCGATTGGAACCGGCCCTACGGCACTCTGGCAATGCCGGGTGGCATGTTTGCCCTTCGAGGCAAGCATATGGGCTTCAGGGTGGATGGCCTTCTGCCGGCTGCGCCGGCCCCGGTTGGCGAGCAACCGGCGGTACCCTGTTTCTCGAGCCACA
This region includes:
- a CDS encoding redoxin domain-containing protein translates to MHLARLLLLTLAVSVCAATAVMAETSSSTPIGKLIPPFELQDGLGATHSLEEWSDARAVVVVFFGTECPLAKLYGPRLSALAEKYADQGVQFVGIDANRQDSLIDIARYGRAHGIEFPLLKDAGNVVADQFGAVRTPEAFVLDQNRIVRYWGRIDDQYGVGYARADVQRQDLAVALDEVLAGQEVSRPVTRPVGCIIGRVRKPKPDAEVTYARDVAPILNRHCVSCHREGEIGPFAMTSYDEIAGWAETIVETVEDGRMPPWHADPAHGKFLNDARLTDEEKQTLAAWAKAGAPQGDPSDLPELPQFVDGWQIPKPDMVIPMPKAFKVPAKGVVPYKYFVVDPGFKEDKWVVAAEARPGNRAVVHHLILFFQPPGSDRFQGEDALFNSVASFAPGLPASTFPQSQGLARRIPAGSKLIFQVHYTPIGTEQVDLSSAGLVFADPKDVKQEVKVDCALNFRFQIPPQADNHRVEAEYRVQGPDRLLYAITPHMHLRGKSFHVTAVYPDEREEVLLDVPRYDFNWQNTYILAEPKHLPDGTVLRCVAHFDNSSGNVANPDPSATVGWGDQTWEEMMIGSFTMTIADQDLSAGRPQVRAIGDDGFEATFRYRPEEPVESVHLAGEFNDWSMDATPFEGPDDAGWYRAKVQLAPGKYEYKFVVNGSEWKNDPGNPEFAGYYFNNVLWVRE
- a CDS encoding DUF434 domain-containing protein; amino-acid sequence: MPDRRQHRGPHPHDTRLFGVEFHAVLRTAVDDLSWLLSRGYAEPSSLKIVGDRYKLNERQRTAVIRSASRDDARTDRATREVRPDQLYDQTLEIDGFNLLTTIEAALSGGVLLLGRDGCLRDMASMHGSYRKVAETGPALERIGDWLTRHQIAHAHWWLDRPVSNSGRLKGIMAEMAAANDWPWTMELDDDPDRRLAGSDKIVASADSMILDRCRRWCNLARHIVEETVADTWIVDLRDGPAGG